TTTACTGAATTCTCTTTGCTGGTGCGAAACAATTGTGTCTGTACATACTTGTCAAATGCTTCTCAATTCAATGGGTACCTCGAGAGTGTTTCTTTCATTCAGACtttagtactccctccgtccctaattagatgacctagttaaaatttactagtaaatttagaaatgatttatctctcaaactatacaacggattttcgtaaactttgtatcattggaaagcattttaaaacacctacctaatgaatataaatatggctatcaaattttacatatttcttataataatactaatctagtactccacttatttatggtataggtcatctaattagggacggaggtagtaaTATTTATCGTTGAAAGATGGTTTATGTGTATATTTTCTTTGTTGAAACTTGAAAGGATTAAACGGTGTATCGTTATGACTCACTTAAGTTTGGAACTTCACCTCGCCATTAGCCCATAAGTAATAAACTTAAGTACATCTTCACGTACTTGTGCCAAACAGCAAATTAATCAGTTATGGCTGTTAAAAAACAAAATGTAATTTTCTTGCTGATTCCCAGTAAAGTCGGTTAAGTTTTTATCTTGTAGTTACAGCTTTTCTAGGGTGCTAAAGATGATACTCTGTATAGCCAACATAATTAAAGATCGTGTTTGAGTTTTGAATCAGTCTGCCTAGACCTTGTCAAGATACTTGGCTGAGGAATATGTACTAGAAAGAAAAGAATGCTACTGTCTGTCATCATTTCTGTCACTTGCAGCCATTAATACTCAGTTTAGTAGAGGAATAATGCCTGGGAACAGATTTTCAGTACTCAATTGAGGAAAGAACCCAGACATAGAACGAAGTTCACTATATGTTATCTATCTTTTACACACAGCAAGACATTCCATGAATTGATATGGCTGTTTTGCCTTTCCTTTATGAACTGCACGAGCCCAATAGGAAAAAGGGGACTAGTACTAGCAGAAATACCTCCTAGTCCACAGGGTAGCATATGCATTGAGTTCATAAACTGTGAGACTTTTCTTTAGTTTCGCTTCTCTACCAGGATATTGGCAAAATGTGGCTTAAGATTTGCGGGTCTTTGAAAGTGCTTATGCAATCTTTAATCTTCAGTTGTACAATTGGGAACTGCTTCCTATCTGTTCTGCCTTGATGCTTTCCGTATTTCATTTTATATGACATTTGAGTCTAATCTTATTGTTTCCAGTTGCTGGAAAATACTGCACGAAGTTTAAGACACATATGAGCCATTTTTTCCCCTTACAAATTTTCTATGTGGTTACTGGAATCAGTAAATATTTCTCATGATCGTATTTATTGGTTTTCGCAGACAGTGTATGACAAGGACACATTCAGTTTAGATGACAAAATGGGTTATGCTGAATTTGATATAAAACCATTTTTAGAGGCTGTGAAGATGCATTTAGTCGGACTTCCAAATGGTACCATAGTTACAAAAGTGACCCCAGGCAGGAAAAACTGTTTATCTGAAGAAAGCATTATTATGGTGGAGGATAATAAAGTTGTTCAGAATATGATTCTCAGGCTCAGAGATGTTGAGTGTGGTGAAATTGAACTTCAACTCCAGTGGATTGATCTGCCAGGTGCCAAGCGTGTTTAATTAG
This genomic stretch from Papaver somniferum cultivar HN1 chromosome 5, ASM357369v1, whole genome shotgun sequence harbors:
- the LOC113282071 gene encoding GTPase activating protein 1-like, whose translation is MEESSHQSPTYSNFSSPPSSPSSQTPFSMDNLLGLLRIKVIRGMNLAIRDVLTSDPYVVVKMGKQKLKTRVIKKDVNPEWNEDLTLCVQDPNLPVKLTVYDKDTFSLDDKMGYAEFDIKPFLEAVKMHLVGLPNGTIVTKVTPGRKNCLSEESIIMVEDNKVVQNMILRLRDVECGEIELQLQWIDLPGAKRV